One genomic region from Thermoleptolyngbya sichuanensis A183 encodes:
- a CDS encoding PRC-barrel domain-containing protein has protein sequence MTSEQIRQRSDLLGTQIITRDTGKRLGVVSQLWVDVDRREVVAIGLRESILSGVVSGTQQMMYLANIRQIGDVILVDDDSAVEDEVDTEAYSSLINSEVITETGELLGKVRGFRFNVENGQLESIVIASIGFPFIPDQVVSTYELSIEEVVSSGPDRLIVFEGAEQKMSQLSVGFLERIGIGRPPWERDEEDYIMPVSTSNQLPTGVRTPAPQPMRAPARESTWDDDTWEEPRRPIQEPLRQRQPEPLYRDEPEDNWNDPPRRQQYAEAYEDADAYEPPMKEELDDVWEDDDNPQPYRAPQLNIPERQKVVEYEEDADY, from the coding sequence ATGACATCTGAACAAATCCGCCAACGCTCAGACCTCCTTGGAACGCAAATCATCACCCGCGACACCGGCAAGCGCCTGGGTGTCGTGAGCCAGCTTTGGGTGGATGTCGATCGCCGCGAGGTGGTTGCCATCGGTTTGCGGGAAAGCATCCTATCGGGCGTGGTGTCTGGCACGCAGCAGATGATGTATCTTGCGAACATTCGCCAGATCGGCGACGTGATTTTAGTCGATGACGACTCTGCGGTAGAGGATGAAGTTGACACAGAAGCATATAGCAGCCTGATCAACAGCGAAGTGATCACTGAGACGGGAGAACTGCTGGGCAAGGTGCGGGGCTTCCGGTTCAACGTCGAAAATGGTCAGCTTGAGTCTATTGTGATCGCCTCGATTGGGTTTCCCTTTATTCCCGATCAGGTGGTTAGCACCTACGAACTGTCGATCGAAGAGGTGGTGAGCAGCGGCCCCGATCGCCTGATTGTGTTTGAGGGCGCGGAGCAAAAGATGTCGCAGCTTAGCGTGGGCTTTTTGGAGCGCATCGGCATTGGTCGTCCGCCGTGGGAGCGCGACGAAGAAGACTACATTATGCCGGTGTCTACGTCTAACCAGTTGCCGACGGGTGTGCGTACCCCTGCGCCTCAGCCGATGCGTGCGCCTGCCCGCGAATCGACCTGGGATGACGATACGTGGGAAGAACCCCGCCGCCCGATCCAGGAGCCGCTGCGTCAGCGCCAGCCAGAGCCGCTCTACCGCGATGAGCCGGAAGATAACTGGAACGATCCGCCCCGTCGCCAACAGTATGCAGAGGCTTATGAAGATGCCGATGCCTATGAACCTCCGATGAAAGAAGAACTGGACGACGTGTGGGAGGATGACGACAACCCCCAGCCCTATCGCGCACCGCAGTTGAATATTCCCGAACGGCAAAAGGTCGTGGAATACGAGGAAGATGCGGATTATTAA
- a CDS encoding GAF domain-containing sensor histidine kinase codes for MNQQQLEQLRAYCSSDAAFEQLRQNLLNWADISKAEQQKALFRVITKIRESLDLNTIFKTAAIEVRRLLSADRVALFCFEPNSGWNDGEFLAEDVAPEFKSVLLEKVHDHCFGERYAIDYHKGRIQAVSDVRSAGLKECHIEILSHFQICANLVVPIIKEETLWGLLCVHQCSGSRTWTSDEIEFAKQVSTHLGVALQQASLLDKVRFQSEQQKALFKVVSRIREPMDLATIFRTAATESRQLLGADRVAIFRFAPDSNWNDGEFVSESVGQGYASVLAEKVQDHCFGDRYSDAYHQGQFQAVADIYSAGLQACHIDVLSRFQIRANLVLPLLQGSYLWGLLCVHQCAEPRFWEAEEIEFARQIAAQLSVALKQAELLAQAQQQSVETAAALDHLKKAQTQLIQSEKMSSLGQLVAGVAHEINNPVNFIHGNISYARRYAHDLMELVKLYQKHYPEPVNAVGDRAEEIDLNFLIEDFPRILASMQVGAERIRSIVLSLRNFSRLDEAEMKVVDLHEGLESTLLILQYRLKPKSVSNPANNIQLIKEYGQLPLVECYPSQLNQVFMNLLSNAIDALEEQIGAREKAIQEGMSSDVDSLRQPTITIRTKLCDPRPCDQCDQLHEHHPLKGDRPQYVCICIADNGPGVPEKLQPKLFDPFFTTKPIGKGTGLGLSISQQIVCERHHGTLQCISQPDTGTEFHIRIPIHQHKVMQENLKPSGALNQAEQ; via the coding sequence ATGAACCAACAACAACTAGAACAACTGCGAGCCTACTGTAGTAGCGATGCTGCTTTTGAGCAACTCCGGCAAAATCTATTGAATTGGGCAGATATTTCTAAGGCGGAACAACAGAAAGCACTGTTTCGAGTAATTACAAAAATTCGCGAATCCTTAGATCTAAACACAATTTTTAAGACGGCCGCAATTGAGGTTCGCCGCCTTCTAAGTGCAGATCGTGTCGCTCTTTTTTGCTTTGAACCTAATTCTGGTTGGAATGATGGCGAGTTTTTAGCAGAAGATGTTGCCCCTGAGTTTAAATCAGTCTTATTAGAAAAGGTTCACGATCACTGCTTTGGTGAGCGATACGCAATTGATTATCACAAAGGACGAATACAAGCCGTTAGTGATGTTCGATCTGCAGGTCTGAAAGAGTGTCATATTGAGATTTTAAGTCACTTTCAAATTTGCGCCAATTTGGTTGTACCAATAATAAAAGAAGAAACACTTTGGGGTCTACTTTGCGTTCATCAATGCTCAGGTTCTCGCACCTGGACATCTGACGAAATCGAGTTTGCCAAGCAGGTTTCTACACATCTTGGTGTCGCACTTCAGCAAGCCAGTTTACTGGACAAAGTACGCTTTCAGTCAGAGCAGCAGAAAGCCTTATTTAAGGTGGTTTCTCGAATTCGAGAGCCAATGGATTTGGCAACTATTTTTAGAACGGCTGCAACTGAATCTAGACAGTTGCTTGGGGCTGATCGAGTTGCAATTTTTCGATTTGCGCCTGATTCTAACTGGAATGATGGAGAGTTTGTATCAGAGAGTGTTGGGCAGGGCTATGCATCAGTCTTAGCGGAAAAGGTTCAGGATCACTGTTTTGGCGATCGCTACTCTGATGCTTACCATCAGGGACAATTTCAGGCAGTTGCTGATATTTATTCAGCAGGTCTTCAAGCGTGTCATATTGACGTACTGTCACGCTTTCAAATCCGTGCCAATTTGGTTTTACCGCTTTTGCAAGGAAGTTATCTGTGGGGCTTATTGTGTGTTCATCAATGTGCTGAACCGCGCTTCTGGGAAGCGGAAGAAATTGAATTTGCTAGGCAGATTGCAGCCCAGCTTAGTGTCGCGCTAAAGCAGGCAGAACTACTGGCTCAAGCTCAACAGCAATCTGTGGAAACTGCGGCTGCATTAGATCATCTCAAAAAAGCACAAACCCAGTTGATTCAAAGTGAAAAAATGTCAAGCTTGGGGCAGCTTGTAGCTGGGGTTGCCCATGAAATTAATAATCCTGTTAACTTCATTCACGGCAATATAAGCTACGCTCGCCGCTATGCCCACGACCTCATGGAGTTAGTTAAACTTTACCAAAAGCATTATCCAGAACCTGTTAACGCAGTGGGCGATCGCGCTGAAGAGATTGATCTGAATTTTCTGATAGAAGACTTCCCTCGAATTTTAGCTTCTATGCAAGTTGGGGCTGAGCGAATTCGCAGTATTGTGTTATCCCTTCGGAATTTCTCACGGCTGGATGAAGCGGAGATGAAAGTAGTGGACTTACACGAAGGACTAGAAAGCACACTCCTCATTCTGCAATATCGCTTGAAACCCAAGTCGGTTTCTAACCCTGCGAACAATATTCAGTTGATTAAAGAGTACGGACAGTTGCCGCTAGTTGAGTGCTATCCTAGCCAGCTCAATCAAGTATTTATGAATTTGCTCAGCAATGCCATTGATGCCCTAGAGGAGCAGATTGGAGCAAGAGAAAAGGCAATTCAAGAAGGAATGAGTAGTGACGTCGATAGTCTGCGCCAACCCACCATTACCATCCGAACCAAACTGTGCGATCCCAGACCGTGCGATCAATGCGATCAACTGCACGAACACCATCCCCTTAAGGGCGATCGCCCCCAGTACGTTTGCATTTGCATCGCCGACAACGGCCCTGGGGTTCCTGAAAAACTACAACCCAAACTATTCGATCCCTTTTTCACCACCAAGCCTATCGGAAAAGGTACAGGGCTAGGACTCTCAATTAGTCAGCAAATTGTCTGCGAACGTCATCATGGCACGCTGCAATGCATCTCGCAGCCTGATACGGGTACAGAATTTCACATAAGAATTCCGATTCATCAGCACAAGGTCATGCAGGAGAATCTCAAACCCTCAGGCGCACTGAACCAAGCAGAACAGTAG
- the rsgA gene encoding small ribosomal subunit biogenesis GTPase RsgA: MGADCQPQSLVEATVQQVGSQRITGTVLAVQANYYFVRLDPGCYPPNTGDMLLCTRRSRLRKIGQQVWVGDRVEVEEPDWAGQRGAIAQVFPRRSELDRPPIANADQILLVFALAEPALDPFQLSHFLVKAESTGLSVCLCLNKCDLLTEVELVAWGDRLRQWGYLPLMISVRENIGLDKLAPDLAKQITVVSGPSGVGKSSLLNALIPAVNLRVGEVSGKLQRGRHTTRHVELFELPAGGLLADSPGFNQPDLDCTPGELAHYFPEARQRMAQAACQFSNCLHREEPDCAVRGDWERYEHYRIFLEEAIARQEAQERTRHTEATTKQKSRQDGQTEIEPKLERKKYRQPSRRVEKQRLKNWDADGADIDVD; the protein is encoded by the coding sequence ATGGGTGCAGATTGCCAGCCCCAGTCGCTCGTTGAGGCCACGGTTCAGCAGGTGGGGTCGCAACGGATCACGGGTACAGTGCTGGCGGTGCAGGCTAATTACTACTTTGTGCGGCTGGACCCAGGCTGCTATCCGCCAAACACCGGGGATATGCTGCTATGTACCCGGCGATCGCGCCTGCGAAAAATCGGGCAGCAGGTTTGGGTGGGCGATCGCGTCGAAGTTGAAGAACCCGATTGGGCCGGGCAGCGAGGGGCGATCGCCCAAGTGTTTCCTCGTCGCTCCGAACTGGATCGTCCGCCCATTGCCAATGCCGATCAGATTTTGCTGGTGTTTGCCCTGGCAGAACCCGCACTCGATCCCTTCCAACTCAGCCATTTTTTGGTCAAGGCCGAATCCACAGGGCTATCGGTGTGCCTGTGTTTGAATAAATGCGACCTGCTGACGGAGGTAGAACTGGTGGCGTGGGGCGATCGCCTGCGACAGTGGGGCTATTTGCCGCTGATGATTAGCGTGCGCGAAAATATTGGGCTAGACAAACTTGCCCCTGACCTGGCAAAACAAATCACCGTCGTCTCTGGCCCATCTGGCGTCGGCAAATCCAGCCTGCTAAACGCGCTGATTCCAGCGGTCAATCTGCGTGTGGGGGAAGTCTCCGGCAAACTCCAGCGGGGCCGCCACACCACGCGCCACGTCGAACTGTTTGAGTTGCCAGCGGGCGGGCTGCTGGCCGATAGTCCTGGGTTCAATCAGCCCGATCTAGACTGCACTCCGGGGGAGCTGGCCCACTACTTCCCAGAAGCCCGCCAGCGAATGGCGCAAGCCGCCTGCCAGTTTAGCAACTGCCTGCATCGGGAAGAGCCAGACTGCGCCGTTCGGGGCGACTGGGAGCGCTATGAACACTATCGGATTTTTCTAGAAGAGGCGATCGCCCGTCAAGAGGCCCAGGAACGCACCCGCCATACCGAAGCCACCACCAAACAAAAAAGTCGCCAAGACGGCCAGACCGAAATCGAGCCAAAGCTAGAGCGCAAGAAGTATCGCCAGCCCTCACGGCGAGTTGAGAAACAGCGTCTCAAGAACTGGGATGCAGATGGTGCAGATATAGATGTAGACTAG
- a CDS encoding sulfurtransferase TusA family protein encodes MTESSPVPDIQLDLRGTPCPLNFVRTKLRLEKMPAGSLLEVWLDPGEPMEQVPDSLRMEGYPIEQVQERQSGDGAYFALSIRRP; translated from the coding sequence ATGACGGAATCTTCCCCAGTCCCAGATATCCAGCTTGACCTGCGCGGCACGCCCTGTCCGCTAAATTTTGTGCGAACCAAGCTGCGTCTAGAAAAAATGCCTGCTGGGTCGCTCCTAGAAGTGTGGCTTGATCCAGGAGAGCCGATGGAGCAGGTGCCCGATAGCTTGCGAATGGAAGGATACCCGATCGAGCAAGTGCAGGAGCGACAAAGCGGAGACGGCGCTTATTTTGCCCTTAGTATTCGCCGTCCCTAG
- the dnaJ gene encoding molecular chaperone DnaJ, translated as MARDYYDILGVSRDADKEELKQAYRRLARKYHPDVNKEEGAEERFKEINRAYEVLSEPETRARYDRFGEAGVGSAAGAGYQDFTDLGGFADLFESFFGNFAGAAPGQQARRRSGPTRGEDLRLDLKLDFREAIFGGEKEIRISHLETCTNCSGSGAKPGTRPKTCTTCGGAGQVRRATRTPFGSFTQVSTCPTCNGSGQMIEEKCDVCGGSGQKQEAKKLKITIPAGVDNGTRLRISSEGDAGMRGGPPGDLYVFLFVNDDAEFQRDGINILSNLKISYLQAILGSKLEVNTVDGPVETIVPPGTQPGTVITLENRGVPRLGNPTSRGDHLITVQVDIPTRVSAEERKLLEELAKLRGDRIGKGGMGFLDNLFHKS; from the coding sequence ATGGCCCGTGACTACTACGACATTCTGGGTGTCTCTCGCGATGCCGACAAAGAGGAGCTAAAGCAAGCCTATCGACGGCTTGCCCGCAAGTATCACCCCGATGTCAACAAAGAGGAAGGCGCTGAAGAACGTTTCAAAGAAATTAACCGCGCCTACGAAGTGCTTTCAGAGCCAGAAACTCGCGCCCGCTACGATCGCTTTGGTGAGGCAGGCGTTGGCTCTGCGGCTGGCGCAGGCTATCAAGACTTTACCGATTTAGGCGGCTTTGCAGATCTATTCGAGAGCTTCTTTGGAAACTTTGCGGGTGCGGCTCCAGGTCAGCAGGCCCGTCGTCGCAGTGGACCCACCCGTGGCGAAGACCTGCGCCTTGACCTGAAGCTAGACTTTCGTGAGGCCATCTTTGGCGGCGAAAAGGAAATTCGCATCAGTCACCTAGAAACCTGCACCAACTGTAGCGGATCGGGCGCAAAGCCGGGGACACGCCCCAAAACCTGCACAACCTGCGGCGGCGCAGGGCAGGTGCGGCGGGCCACCCGAACTCCCTTTGGCAGCTTTACTCAGGTGTCTACCTGCCCCACCTGCAACGGCAGTGGGCAGATGATCGAAGAAAAGTGCGACGTGTGTGGCGGCAGCGGACAGAAACAGGAAGCCAAAAAGCTCAAAATTACGATTCCCGCTGGCGTGGACAATGGGACGCGGCTCCGCATTTCTTCTGAGGGAGATGCAGGAATGCGGGGTGGCCCACCGGGCGATCTTTACGTTTTTCTGTTTGTCAACGACGACGCGGAATTCCAGCGGGACGGCATTAACATTTTGTCGAACCTGAAGATTAGCTACCTGCAAGCGATTCTTGGCTCGAAGTTAGAGGTAAATACGGTCGATGGGCCCGTGGAAACCATTGTTCCGCCCGGAACCCAGCCCGGAACGGTGATTACGCTTGAGAATCGCGGCGTGCCTCGTTTGGGAAACCCCACTAGCCGGGGCGATCATCTGATTACGGTTCAGGTTGATATTCCCACTCGCGTTTCGGCAGAGGAACGGAAGCTGCTGGAGGAGCTTGCCAAGCTGCGGGGCGATCGCATCGGCAAGGGCGGCATGGGCTTCCTGGACAATCTGTTTCACAAGTCTTGA
- the grpE gene encoding nucleotide exchange factor GrpE, producing MIEEEKQPMEGDDVSAESNGVESEVMNTEAVDPSASTVEASTEPQVEVVAEVPSGDSSALVDELNQKVATLEQQLEEWTNHCKRIAADFENFRKRTQKEKEDLEQQIKCKTVEELLPVVDNFERARSQIKPQGDEGMAIHKSYQGVYKDLVERLKRIGVSPMRSEGKEFDPNLHEAVMREPSEEYAEGTVIEELVRGYMLGDRVLRHAMVKVAAAVEPSDDSSSADTSSEG from the coding sequence ATGATCGAAGAAGAGAAGCAACCGATGGAGGGTGATGACGTGTCCGCTGAAAGCAATGGCGTGGAAAGCGAAGTCATGAATACCGAAGCAGTCGATCCGTCTGCCTCGACGGTCGAAGCATCGACTGAGCCTCAGGTGGAGGTCGTCGCGGAGGTTCCCAGCGGAGATTCTTCGGCGCTCGTCGATGAGCTAAATCAAAAAGTGGCGACGCTAGAACAGCAGCTTGAAGAGTGGACAAATCACTGCAAGCGGATTGCGGCGGATTTTGAGAACTTCCGCAAGCGCACCCAAAAGGAGAAGGAAGACCTAGAGCAGCAAATTAAGTGCAAAACCGTTGAAGAACTGCTGCCTGTCGTCGATAACTTTGAACGAGCGCGATCGCAGATCAAGCCCCAGGGCGACGAAGGCATGGCGATTCACAAAAGCTATCAGGGAGTCTACAAAGATCTGGTAGAACGGCTCAAGCGCATCGGCGTTTCTCCAATGCGCTCTGAGGGCAAAGAGTTTGACCCAAACCTGCACGAAGCCGTCATGCGGGAGCCGTCCGAAGAATACGCTGAGGGCACGGTTATCGAAGAACTAGTGCGGGGCTATATGCTGGGCGATCGCGTCTTGCGCCATGCAATGGTCAAGGTTGCCGCCGCTGTCGAGCCTTCCGACGACAGCAGCAGCGCCGACACGTCATCTGAGGGATAA
- a CDS encoding GspE/PulE family protein, whose translation MANSSSQRRALVVQHNFSPFSNKLIQAGYVNNDQMQQALVESRKTGRPLTDVLEMITGQQLPPDLLRQYKKQQLFELKILYGVESLDPEINEISTAQVGQLIDSLIPVDLCRRYRLVPLSRTESEPPAVLIAMVDPDDLAAQDDLNRILRPQGLGLMRMVITVEDYQRIISQYLDEQVERQKQLEFQSKVDVKADLEGLDYLDLEEPPDDIEANLDAALQDADAAPVIALVNKILVKALQEGVSDIHIEPQEEHLRIRFRKDGVLREGLEPLPKKIVPAVTARFKIIADLDIAERRMPQDGRIRRIFDGRKVDFRVNTLPSRYGEKVVLRILDNSATQLGLDKLITDPETLQIVQEMVSRPFGLILVTGPTGSGKTTTLYSALAERNSPGVNISTAEDPIEYSLPGITQVQVIREKGMDFASILRAFLRQDPDVILVGETRDKETAKTAIEAALTGHLVLTTLHTNDAASAIARLEEMGVESFMVSSSLIGVLAQRLMRRVCPDCRIPYSPSPEELARFGLSASREAEVTFYKANELSPDEIQSARAQNTLCPTCKGSGYKGRCGVYEVMRVTEQIQTLITEGAPTERIKEVAVDEGMKTLLAYSLNLVREGSTTLEEVERVTFTDTGLEAELKAKRKSSLTCRNCAAELRPEWLDCPYCTTPRFQD comes from the coding sequence ATGGCTAACTCTTCATCCCAACGTCGTGCCCTTGTTGTCCAGCATAATTTTTCGCCCTTCAGCAACAAGCTCATCCAGGCGGGCTACGTCAACAACGACCAAATGCAGCAAGCCCTGGTGGAAAGCCGCAAAACAGGGCGACCGCTGACGGATGTGTTGGAGATGATTACAGGTCAGCAGTTGCCGCCTGACCTGCTGCGCCAATATAAGAAGCAACAGCTTTTTGAACTTAAAATTCTCTACGGAGTTGAATCCCTCGATCCGGAGATCAACGAAATTTCGACTGCCCAGGTTGGGCAACTCATCGATAGTCTCATTCCCGTCGATCTGTGCCGTCGCTATCGCCTTGTGCCTCTGTCGCGCACCGAAAGCGAACCGCCCGCAGTGCTGATCGCAATGGTCGATCCCGATGATCTGGCTGCACAAGACGACCTCAACCGCATTCTGCGTCCGCAGGGTCTGGGGCTAATGCGGATGGTGATCACGGTTGAAGACTATCAGCGGATCATCTCCCAATATCTAGATGAGCAGGTCGAACGCCAGAAGCAGCTCGAATTTCAGTCCAAGGTGGATGTGAAGGCAGATCTTGAAGGGCTGGATTACCTCGATCTGGAGGAACCACCCGACGATATCGAAGCCAACTTGGATGCTGCCCTTCAGGATGCCGACGCGGCCCCTGTGATCGCCTTGGTCAACAAAATTCTGGTGAAGGCGCTTCAGGAAGGGGTTTCCGATATCCACATCGAGCCGCAGGAAGAACATCTCCGCATTCGCTTTCGCAAAGACGGCGTGCTGCGGGAGGGACTGGAGCCGCTGCCCAAGAAAATCGTTCCGGCGGTCACCGCTCGCTTCAAAATCATTGCTGATCTAGACATTGCCGAACGCCGGATGCCCCAGGACGGGCGCATTCGCCGGATTTTTGACGGGCGCAAGGTGGACTTCCGGGTGAACACGTTGCCCAGTCGCTACGGCGAAAAGGTGGTGCTGCGGATTCTCGACAACTCCGCTACTCAGCTGGGGCTGGACAAACTGATCACCGACCCAGAAACGCTGCAAATTGTGCAGGAAATGGTATCGCGTCCCTTTGGTCTGATCCTGGTGACGGGGCCGACTGGATCGGGTAAAACGACAACGCTCTATTCTGCCCTGGCGGAGCGCAATAGTCCCGGCGTGAACATCAGCACTGCCGAAGACCCGATTGAATACTCCCTACCGGGGATTACCCAGGTGCAGGTGATCCGCGAAAAAGGGATGGACTTTGCCTCGATTCTGCGAGCCTTTCTGCGGCAAGACCCGGACGTGATTCTGGTGGGTGAGACTCGGGATAAGGAGACGGCGAAGACGGCGATCGAGGCGGCACTGACGGGACACCTGGTGCTGACAACGCTGCACACGAATGACGCTGCGAGTGCGATCGCCCGTCTCGAAGAAATGGGCGTAGAGTCCTTTATGGTGTCTAGTTCGCTGATTGGCGTGCTGGCTCAGCGCCTCATGCGCCGCGTCTGCCCCGACTGCCGTATTCCCTACAGCCCTAGCCCCGAAGAACTGGCCCGCTTTGGCCTGTCGGCTTCTCGCGAAGCAGAAGTGACCTTCTATAAGGCCAACGAACTGTCACCTGACGAAATTCAGTCCGCCCGCGCCCAAAACACCCTCTGCCCCACCTGCAAGGGCAGTGGCTACAAAGGACGCTGCGGGGTATACGAAGTCATGCGTGTAACGGAGCAAATCCAGACTCTCATTACTGAAGGCGCACCCACCGAGCGAATCAAGGAAGTGGCAGTAGACGAGGGCATGAAGACCTTGCTGGCCTATAGCCTAAACCTGGTGCGCGAGGGCAGCACAACGCTTGAAGAGGTAGAGCGCGTCACCTTTACCGATACGGGATTGGAGGCGGAACTCAAAGCCAAGCGCAAGAGTTCGCTGACTTGCCGCAACTGTGCTGCTGAGCTACGCCCCGAATGGCTAGATTGTCCCTATTGCACTACCCCCCGCTTCCAGGATTAG
- a CDS encoding type IV pilus twitching motility protein PilT, translating into MELMIEDLMEQLIEMGGSDMHLSAGLPPYFRINGHLAPINDEPMTSEQCQRLIFSMLNNTQRKNLEQNWELDCSYGVKGLARFRVNVYKDRGTYAACLRALSSKIPSFEKLGLPDVVREMAEKPRGLILVTGPTGSGKTTTLAAIIDLINRTRAEHILTVEDPIEFVYEPVKSLIHQRQLGEDTKSFANALKAALREDPDVILVGEMRDLETISLAISAAETGHLVMGTLHTSSASQTVDRMIDVFPAERQQQVRVQLSNSLVAVFSQTLVPKKNPKPGEFGRAMAQEIMVVTPAIANLIREGKTAQIYSAIQTGGKLGMVTLEKVLADLYKAGTISFESAMSKTSRPDELQRLIGGAMQQPAPGGARPGAPVGTR; encoded by the coding sequence ATGGAATTGATGATCGAAGACTTGATGGAGCAACTGATTGAGATGGGCGGGTCGGATATGCACCTGTCGGCTGGATTGCCGCCCTACTTCCGCATCAATGGCCACCTCGCCCCCATCAACGACGAGCCGATGACCTCGGAGCAATGCCAGCGGCTGATCTTCAGTATGCTTAACAACACCCAGCGAAAGAACCTGGAGCAAAACTGGGAACTGGACTGCTCCTACGGTGTGAAAGGTCTGGCCCGCTTCCGGGTGAACGTGTACAAAGATCGGGGCACCTACGCCGCCTGTTTGCGGGCGCTGAGTTCCAAAATTCCTAGCTTCGAGAAGCTAGGTCTGCCGGACGTGGTGCGCGAAATGGCGGAAAAGCCCAGAGGACTGATCCTGGTGACGGGGCCGACGGGTTCCGGAAAAACCACGACGCTGGCGGCCATCATCGACCTGATCAACCGCACCCGTGCAGAACACATTCTGACTGTGGAAGACCCCATTGAATTTGTCTATGAACCTGTTAAAAGCTTGATCCACCAGCGGCAGCTTGGGGAAGACACCAAGAGCTTTGCAAACGCGCTGAAGGCGGCTCTACGGGAAGACCCAGACGTGATTCTGGTGGGCGAGATGCGGGACCTGGAGACGATTTCACTGGCGATCTCGGCGGCCGAAACTGGACACCTCGTGATGGGAACACTGCATACCAGTTCTGCTTCCCAGACCGTTGACCGGATGATCGACGTGTTCCCGGCTGAGCGTCAACAGCAGGTGCGGGTGCAGCTTTCCAACTCGCTGGTGGCAGTGTTTAGCCAAACGCTGGTGCCTAAGAAGAATCCGAAGCCCGGTGAATTTGGGCGAGCGATGGCACAGGAAATCATGGTCGTTACTCCGGCGATCGCCAACCTGATTCGCGAAGGCAAAACCGCCCAAATCTATTCCGCTATTCAAACGGGCGGCAAACTGGGCATGGTCACGCTGGAGAAGGTGCTGGCTGACCTATACAAAGCGGGCACAATCTCGTTTGAATCGGCTATGTCGAAAACCTCTCGCCCCGACGAACTCCAGCGGCTGATCGGCGGCGCAATGCAGCAACCCGCGCCGGGTGGTGCGCGTCCGGGTGCGCCCGTGGGCACTCGATAG
- a CDS encoding type II secretion system F family protein, giving the protein MQTYVVRARDSKGNPVKRKISAASPAEARTTLREQGLFVQELAEDRSLFEKLNTLDLKDIQNSFAKVTVKDKAVFSRQFAALVNAGVALVRGLGVLADQCPNPKLKKSLQAISADVQQGTNLSDSMRKHPECFDDLYVSMVQAGEVGGVLDDVLNRLSKLLEDIARLQNQIKSAMAYPVTVGIIAILVFLGMTIFLLPIFANIFDELDAELPAFTQFMLNISNFLRTPIYLIALVIIVILGAFAYRQYYKTRVGRETMDRFFLKMPLFGDLVQKSATARFCRTFGALSRSGVPILTSLEIVRDTAGNQVISNAVDEARKEVQSGGMISLALQREQVFPLMAIQMISIGEETGEIDSMLMKVADFYEDEVEQAVKALTSIMEPIMIVFLGGMVGSILVAMYLPMFAVMDNIK; this is encoded by the coding sequence ATGCAAACCTATGTTGTTCGCGCCCGCGACTCTAAGGGCAACCCAGTAAAACGCAAAATCAGCGCTGCCTCTCCCGCTGAAGCGCGAACCACGCTGCGGGAACAGGGCCTGTTTGTGCAAGAGTTGGCTGAGGATCGCAGTCTGTTTGAAAAGCTCAACACGCTTGATCTCAAGGACATTCAAAACTCTTTTGCAAAGGTCACGGTTAAGGATAAAGCTGTTTTTTCTCGCCAGTTTGCGGCATTGGTCAACGCAGGCGTGGCGCTGGTGCGCGGTCTGGGAGTGTTGGCAGATCAGTGCCCCAATCCCAAGCTGAAAAAGTCGCTCCAGGCCATTAGTGCAGATGTGCAGCAGGGAACGAACCTGTCGGATTCGATGCGTAAGCATCCGGAGTGCTTCGATGACCTGTATGTCAGCATGGTTCAGGCTGGCGAAGTCGGCGGTGTGTTGGATGACGTGCTGAATCGGCTGTCTAAACTGCTGGAAGACATTGCCCGATTGCAGAACCAGATCAAGTCTGCAATGGCGTATCCGGTGACTGTAGGAATTATTGCTATTCTGGTGTTTTTGGGCATGACAATTTTCTTGCTGCCCATTTTTGCCAATATTTTTGATGAACTGGACGCAGAGCTACCTGCGTTTACCCAGTTCATGCTGAATATTAGTAACTTCCTGAGAACGCCGATTTATCTGATCGCGCTGGTGATTATTGTGATTCTGGGGGCTTTTGCCTATCGCCAGTATTACAAAACCCGCGTGGGTCGGGAAACAATGGATCGCTTTTTCCTCAAGATGCCGCTGTTTGGCGATCTGGTGCAAAAGAGCGCGACGGCTCGCTTTTGCCGGACGTTTGGGGCGCTTTCTCGCTCTGGAGTTCCAATCTTGACTTCGTTAGAAATTGTGCGCGATACGGCAGGCAATCAGGTAATTTCTAACGCCGTGGATGAGGCGCGAAAGGAGGTGCAGTCGGGCGGCATGATTAGTCTGGCACTCCAGCGGGAGCAGGTGTTTCCACTGATGGCGATCCAGATGATCAGTATTGGTGAGGAAACGGGCGAGATCGACTCGATGCTGATGAAGGTGGCAGACTTCTATGAGGACGAAGTGGAGCAGGCTGTAAAGGCGCTGACTAGCATCATGGAACCAATCATGATTGTGTTTTTGGGTGGCATGGTGGGGTCGATTCTGGTGGCGATGTATCTGCCGATGTTTGCGGTGATGGACAATATTAAATAG